A single region of the Novosphingobium sp. SL115 genome encodes:
- a CDS encoding [protein-PII] uridylyltransferase — protein sequence MMLPRIANQRAIVDRRALADAVAAAFAEQGEKSRPAVVELLRDALKAGRAELARRLEAKPSAGAECAQGQAFLVDQLVRVIHDHIVARVYRASNRSTGERIAVLAVGGYGRGEMAPHSDVDIAFVTPIKPTSWCEQVIEAMLYFLWDLGLKVGHSSRSLDEVVRMAKSDLTIRTALLEGRYVWGDRDLFDEASRRFWAEVVDGTEKQFVAEKLQERNDRHKRLGDSRYVVEPNVKEGKGGLRDLHTLYWIGKYIHKVRDASELVDVGLLTAEEYRAFRRAENFFWAVRCHLHTITNRTEDRLTFDLQREVATRMNFADRPGKSAVERFMQYFFLQAKEVGSLTGVFLAQLDGQFARQKRGFFASLRSRKKKVGAFVIEGGKLGVPTDDIFQKDPARLLELFVVADREKVEIHPEAMRIARRDSGLIDAGVRKDARANALFLDLLTSRNDPETVLRWMNEAGIFGRFVPDFGRVVAQMQFDMYHHYTVDEHTIRAIGLLGSIEKGEVKADHPLASEVVGKVASRRVLYVATLLHDIAKGRRGDHSVLGAEVAMKLCPRLGLSAAETELVAWLVRWHLLMSATAFKRDLADYKTIADFVNTVQSVERLRLLLILTIVDIRAVGPGVWNSWKRQLLGDLYVSAEEMLRLGHKQHGRAERIAAKKKAVAAILKERDALIGTVGRQLSDAYWIAEPEDIIVLNLQQMDRALGEPLSVEAHWYPARGATLVTVLAADHPGLFYRIAGGIHLAGGNIIDARIHTARNGTAVDNFLVQDPLGRPLNEATQIERLKNAIADALANRVKLVPQLAARPLARPRADAFDVRPIVIFDNKASNRFTVIEVGARDRPALLNRLARALFEARLIVHSAHIATYGERAVDTFYVTDVLGEKIDSDSRMKTVEKKLLDAAEDRKVKVAA from the coding sequence ATGATGCTTCCCCGGATTGCCAACCAGCGTGCCATCGTTGACCGCCGCGCACTTGCCGATGCGGTTGCCGCCGCCTTTGCCGAGCAGGGCGAGAAGTCGCGCCCTGCGGTGGTGGAACTGCTACGCGATGCGTTGAAGGCAGGCCGGGCGGAGCTCGCGCGGCGGCTGGAGGCCAAGCCTTCTGCAGGCGCCGAATGCGCGCAGGGGCAGGCGTTTCTGGTCGACCAGCTGGTGCGGGTGATCCACGATCATATCGTGGCCCGCGTCTATCGCGCCAGTAACCGGTCCACCGGAGAGCGGATCGCCGTGCTGGCGGTGGGTGGATATGGCCGGGGTGAAATGGCCCCGCATTCTGACGTGGACATTGCTTTCGTCACCCCGATCAAGCCGACGTCGTGGTGCGAGCAGGTGATTGAGGCCATGCTCTATTTCCTGTGGGATCTGGGGCTGAAAGTGGGCCATTCCAGCCGTTCGCTGGACGAAGTGGTGCGCATGGCGAAAAGCGACCTGACCATCCGCACGGCGTTGCTGGAAGGCCGCTATGTGTGGGGTGACCGCGACCTGTTTGACGAGGCTTCGCGCAGGTTCTGGGCCGAAGTGGTGGACGGCACCGAAAAGCAGTTCGTGGCCGAGAAGCTGCAGGAGCGGAACGACCGGCACAAGCGGCTGGGCGACAGTCGCTATGTGGTCGAACCCAACGTGAAAGAGGGCAAGGGCGGGTTGCGTGACCTGCACACGCTGTACTGGATCGGCAAATATATCCACAAGGTGCGCGATGCGTCCGAGCTGGTAGATGTGGGCCTGCTGACGGCGGAGGAATATCGCGCATTCCGTCGGGCCGAGAACTTTTTCTGGGCGGTGCGCTGCCACCTGCATACCATCACCAACCGCACCGAAGACCGGCTGACGTTTGACCTGCAGCGCGAAGTGGCGACGCGGATGAACTTTGCCGACCGTCCCGGCAAAAGCGCGGTCGAACGGTTCATGCAGTACTTCTTCCTTCAGGCCAAGGAAGTGGGATCGCTGACAGGGGTGTTTCTGGCGCAGTTGGACGGCCAGTTCGCGCGGCAGAAGCGGGGCTTTTTTGCGTCGCTGCGCAGCCGCAAGAAGAAGGTAGGCGCTTTCGTGATCGAGGGCGGGAAGCTGGGCGTTCCCACCGACGACATCTTTCAGAAAGACCCGGCGCGGCTGCTGGAGCTGTTTGTGGTGGCCGACCGTGAAAAGGTGGAAATCCACCCCGAAGCGATGCGCATCGCGCGGCGCGATTCAGGGCTGATCGACGCGGGCGTGCGCAAGGATGCGCGCGCCAACGCGCTGTTCCTTGATCTGCTGACCAGTCGCAACGATCCCGAAACGGTGCTGCGCTGGATGAACGAGGCGGGTATATTTGGCCGGTTCGTGCCCGATTTTGGCCGGGTGGTGGCGCAGATGCAGTTCGATATGTACCACCACTATACTGTGGATGAGCATACGATCCGTGCGATCGGCCTGCTTGGCAGCATCGAAAAGGGCGAGGTCAAGGCCGACCATCCGCTGGCCAGTGAAGTGGTGGGCAAGGTGGCTTCGCGTCGGGTGCTGTATGTGGCGACGCTGCTGCACGACATTGCCAAGGGGCGGCGCGGTGACCATTCCGTGCTGGGCGCTGAAGTTGCGATGAAGCTGTGCCCGCGGCTGGGCCTTTCGGCGGCAGAGACGGAACTGGTGGCGTGGCTGGTGCGATGGCACCTGTTGATGAGCGCCACCGCGTTCAAGCGCGATCTGGCCGATTACAAGACCATCGCCGATTTCGTGAACACCGTGCAAAGCGTGGAACGTCTGCGCCTGCTGCTGATCCTGACCATCGTGGACATTCGCGCGGTGGGGCCGGGGGTGTGGAATTCGTGGAAGCGGCAGTTGCTGGGCGATCTGTATGTATCGGCCGAGGAAATGCTGCGGCTGGGCCACAAGCAACATGGCCGGGCAGAGCGCATTGCCGCAAAGAAAAAGGCCGTGGCGGCGATCCTGAAGGAGCGCGATGCGCTGATCGGCACGGTCGGGCGGCAGCTTTCGGATGCCTACTGGATTGCCGAGCCGGAAGACATCATCGTGCTGAACCTGCAGCAGATGGACCGCGCACTGGGCGAGCCGCTTTCGGTGGAAGCGCACTGGTATCCGGCGCGCGGGGCGACGCTGGTGACAGTGCTGGCGGCAGACCATCCGGGGTTGTTCTATCGCATTGCCGGCGGCATCCATCTGGCGGGCGGCAACATCATTGATGCGCGCATCCACACCGCGCGCAACGGAACGGCGGTCGACAACTTCCTGGTGCAGGATCCGCTGGGTCGTCCGTTGAACGAGGCGACGCAAATCGAGCGGTTGAAGAACGCGATTGCCGATGCACTGGCCAACCGGGTGAAGCTGGTGCCGCAACTGGCGGCGCGGCCACTGGCTCGCCCGCGGGCAGATGCGTTTGATGTGCGCCCGATCGTGATCTTTGACAACAAGGCGTCGAACCGGTTCACCGTGATCGAAGTGGGCGCGCGAGATCGGCCCGCCTTGCTCAATCGTCTGGCACGGGCCTTGTTCGAGGCACGGCTGATCGTCCATTCGGCGCATATCGCGACATATGGCGAACGCGCGGTCGATACGTTCTATGTGACTGACGTGCTGGGCGAAAAGATCGACAGCGACAGCCGGATGAAGACGGTGGAGAAAAAGCTGCTGGATGCGGCAGAAGATCGCAAGGTCAAGGTGGCGGCGTGA
- a CDS encoding YqgE/AlgH family protein, translating into MSEAEYLGGRLLLAMPGMGDARFDHAVIAMCVHDENGALGIGIGKVRDGLTLHGLLEDVGIDPGVAPDMPVLEGGPVETARGFVLHSDDWGGEESVTVNPLCRLSASLDILRAIAQGRGPSRFLVALGYAGWGAGQLEGEMRHHGWHAARGCSDILFGTPTGRRWIQAWKREGIDPSHLAAQTGSA; encoded by the coding sequence ATGAGCGAAGCGGAATATCTGGGCGGTCGATTGTTGTTGGCGATGCCGGGCATGGGCGATGCGCGGTTCGACCATGCCGTGATCGCGATGTGCGTGCATGATGAAAATGGCGCGTTGGGCATCGGCATTGGCAAAGTGCGCGATGGGCTGACGCTGCATGGCCTTTTGGAGGACGTGGGCATCGACCCTGGCGTGGCGCCCGATATGCCGGTGCTGGAAGGTGGGCCGGTGGAAACGGCGCGAGGTTTTGTCCTGCATTCCGACGACTGGGGCGGAGAGGAAAGCGTGACGGTGAACCCATTGTGCCGCCTGTCCGCATCGCTGGATATCCTGCGCGCGATTGCGCAAGGGCGCGGGCCAAGCCGGTTTCTGGTTGCGCTCGGGTATGCCGGATGGGGCGCAGGGCAGCTTGAAGGCGAGATGCGCCACCACGGCTGGCATGCTGCGCGCGGGTGTTCCGACATTCTGTTCGGCACGCCAACAGGGCGGCGCTGGATTCAGGCGTGGAAGCGCGAGGGGATCGACCCCTCGCACCTTGCTGCCCAGACGGGCAGCGCCTGA
- the bfr gene encoding bacterioferritin: protein MKGDAKVIEFLNKALLNELTAINQYWLHYRLLANWGIKKLAEYERHESIDEMKHADLLADRILFLDGLPNFQALGRLRVGESVEEILKADLALEMDALPLLRDAIAYCEEVRDYVSRDLFQKILESEEEHVDVIEKQFDMIERMGLANYVQLNSEASEA, encoded by the coding sequence ATGAAGGGTGACGCCAAAGTCATCGAGTTTCTGAACAAGGCGCTCCTGAACGAGCTGACCGCGATCAACCAGTACTGGCTGCATTATCGCCTGCTCGCCAACTGGGGCATCAAGAAACTGGCCGAATACGAACGCCACGAATCGATCGACGAGATGAAGCACGCCGACCTGTTGGCGGATCGCATCCTATTTCTCGATGGCCTGCCCAACTTTCAGGCACTGGGCCGGTTGCGCGTGGGCGAATCGGTCGAAGAAATCCTGAAAGCCGATCTCGCGCTTGAAATGGACGCGCTGCCCCTGCTGCGCGATGCCATCGCCTATTGCGAAGAAGTGCGCGATTACGTCAGCCGCGACCTGTTCCAGAAAATCCTCGAAAGCGAGGAAGAGCACGTCGACGTAATCGAAAAGCAGTTCGACATGATCGAACGCATGGGCCTTGCCAATTACGTCCAGCTCAACAGCGAAGCCAGCGAGGCCTGA
- a CDS encoding (2Fe-2S)-binding protein, translating to MFICICNAIREKDIRSAARCHAGQAEDIYGRLGYKPQCRQCLEDADDVISDERACAFA from the coding sequence ATGTTCATCTGCATCTGCAACGCCATTCGTGAAAAGGACATTCGTTCTGCAGCGCGTTGCCATGCCGGACAGGCAGAAGACATCTATGGCCGCCTTGGCTACAAACCCCAGTGCCGCCAGTGCCTCGAAGATGCCGATGATGTGATTTCCGACGAACGGGCCTGCGCTTTCGCCTGA
- a CDS encoding homoserine O-succinyltransferase encodes MPIRIADNLPARRTLEAEGVIVMGVTEAARQDIRPLRIALLNLMPDKITTETQITRLLGATPLQVELELLRISDHVSKNTSAGHITEFYRPWEDVQAEKFDGLIVTGAPVETIPFEEVTYWDELRRIFDWSQNHVHRTLSVCWGAMAALYHFHGIEKHPLQNKASGVFRHINHAPANPWMRGLPDVFDVPVSRWSEVRREDLPEGRGLSVLADSPETGLCLIDDPAQRTLHMFNHLEYDTLTLAGEYARDEAGYLPRHYFPGDDPQAMPANTWRGHGHLLFGNWINETYQTTAFDLADIGKG; translated from the coding sequence GTGCCGATCAGGATTGCCGACAACCTCCCCGCCCGCCGCACACTTGAGGCCGAAGGCGTGATCGTGATGGGCGTGACCGAGGCGGCCCGGCAGGACATTCGCCCGCTGCGGATCGCCCTGCTAAACCTGATGCCGGACAAGATCACCACCGAAACGCAGATTACGCGCCTGCTGGGGGCAACGCCGTTGCAGGTGGAACTGGAACTGCTGCGTATTTCCGATCACGTCAGCAAGAATACCTCTGCCGGTCACATCACCGAGTTCTATCGGCCATGGGAAGATGTGCAAGCCGAGAAGTTCGACGGTCTGATCGTGACCGGGGCACCGGTGGAAACGATCCCTTTCGAGGAAGTGACATACTGGGACGAGTTGCGGCGCATCTTTGACTGGTCGCAAAACCACGTTCACCGTACGCTTTCAGTGTGTTGGGGTGCGATGGCGGCGCTGTACCATTTCCATGGGATCGAAAAACATCCACTGCAGAACAAGGCATCGGGGGTGTTCCGCCACATCAACCATGCCCCGGCCAATCCGTGGATGCGCGGGTTGCCCGACGTGTTCGACGTGCCTGTTTCACGCTGGAGCGAGGTGCGCCGTGAAGACCTGCCCGAAGGGCGGGGGCTTTCGGTTCTGGCCGACAGCCCGGAAACCGGCCTGTGCCTGATCGACGATCCAGCGCAGCGCACGCTGCACATGTTCAACCATCTGGAATACGATACGCTGACGCTGGCTGGTGAATATGCGCGTGATGAAGCAGGCTATTTGCCGCGTCACTATTTCCCCGGCGATGACCCGCAGGCGATGCCCGCAAATACCTGGCGTGGGCACGGGCATCTGCTGTTCGGCAACTGGATCAACGAGACGTATCAGACGACAGCGTTCGATCTGGCCGACATCGGCAAAGGATAA
- the rpmI gene encoding 50S ribosomal protein L35: MPKMKTKSGVKKRFKLTATGKVKHGVAGKRHRLISHNAKYIRQNRGTDVISDADAKVIKKWAPYGLN; the protein is encoded by the coding sequence ATGCCCAAGATGAAGACGAAGAGCGGCGTGAAAAAGCGCTTCAAGCTCACCGCCACCGGCAAGGTGAAGCACGGCGTTGCCGGCAAGCGCCACCGCCTTATCAGCCACAACGCCAAGTACATCCGCCAGAACCGCGGCACTGACGTGATCTCCGACGCCGATGCGAAGGTTATCAAGAAGTGGGCGCCCTACGGGCTGAACTGA
- the rplT gene encoding 50S ribosomal protein L20: MSRIKRGVTTKAKHKRILDQAKGYRGRRKNTIRVARQAVEKAGQYAYRDRKVKKRSFRALWIQRINAAVRAEGLTYSQFIHGTKLAGIELDRKTMADLAMNEGAIFTTVIAQAKAALPAA; this comes from the coding sequence ATGAGCCGTATCAAACGTGGTGTAACCACCAAAGCCAAGCATAAGCGGATTTTGGATCAGGCGAAGGGCTATCGTGGCCGTCGCAAGAACACCATCCGCGTTGCCCGCCAGGCCGTCGAAAAGGCCGGCCAGTATGCCTATCGCGACCGCAAGGTTAAGAAGCGCAGCTTCCGCGCCCTGTGGATCCAGCGCATCAACGCTGCTGTCCGCGCCGAAGGCCTGACCTATTCGCAGTTCATCCACGGCACCAAGCTGGCCGGGATCGAACTGGACCGCAAGACCATGGCTGACCTTGCCATGAACGAAGGCGCGATCTTCACCACGGTGATCGCCCAGGCCAAGGCAGCCCTTCCGGCAGCCTGA
- a CDS encoding helix-turn-helix domain-containing protein, translating into MSRYFTTFYLTEITVPDGGKVADHLHPEWANLRICSGDLPVSELPGMPVGRDMTAIVTGPTSVPVRFTVGSTRIWGVGFLPLGWARYVRAPARSHADKFYDVAQERFLVPFRALAERLFAAVPDEQAELQRIVAHFMAGLDMPPDDDPRIVACHTALLNADIGSVAEMAEASGVPQHTLERLCARNFGFPPRLLLRRQRFMRSLVQYMLDPSLHWIGAIDGHYHDQAQFVRDFHRFMGMSPSEYAASPKPVLQAVMRARQEFVGSAVQALHAPTAS; encoded by the coding sequence TTGAGCCGCTATTTCACCACGTTCTATCTGACCGAAATCACCGTTCCCGATGGCGGGAAAGTGGCCGATCACCTCCATCCCGAATGGGCCAATCTGCGCATCTGCAGCGGCGATCTGCCGGTTTCGGAATTGCCGGGCATGCCAGTCGGCCGTGACATGACGGCGATTGTCACCGGGCCAACCAGTGTTCCGGTGCGCTTTACCGTTGGCTCCACGCGAATCTGGGGGGTGGGCTTTTTGCCGCTGGGCTGGGCGCGATATGTGCGAGCGCCTGCGCGCAGCCACGCCGACAAGTTCTATGATGTGGCGCAAGAGCGTTTTTTGGTGCCGTTCCGCGCGTTGGCGGAGCGCCTGTTCGCCGCGGTGCCTGACGAACAGGCCGAACTGCAACGGATCGTGGCGCACTTCATGGCCGGGCTGGACATGCCGCCCGATGACGACCCTCGCATCGTCGCCTGTCATACAGCCTTGCTGAATGCTGACATTGGCAGCGTGGCTGAAATGGCTGAAGCGTCAGGCGTGCCACAACATACGCTTGAACGGTTATGCGCCCGGAATTTCGGCTTTCCGCCGCGCTTGTTGCTGCGCCGCCAGCGCTTCATGCGCAGTCTGGTGCAGTATATGCTGGACCCATCGTTGCACTGGATCGGCGCGATTGACGGCCACTATCACGATCAGGCCCAGTTCGTGCGCGATTTCCACCGCTTCATGGGGATGAGCCCCAGCGAATATGCAGCCAGTCCCAAGCCTGTGTTGCAGGCGGTGATGCGGGCGCGGCAGGAATTTGTCGGCAGTGCAGTGCAGGCGCTCCATGCGCCGACCGCTTCATAG
- the pheS gene encoding phenylalanine--tRNA ligase subunit alpha has protein sequence MEQLDQQQAETLSAIAEAATPEAVEAIRVSALGKQGWVSALLKSLGGMTPEQRQSEGPKIHAAREAVTAALGERKTALEGAVLEARLAAETIDLSLPAPEALKGSVHPVSQVMDELAEIFADMGFAVASGPEIEDDWHNFTALNMPETHPARAMHDTFYFPDKDAEGRSMLLRTHTSPVQIRTMLAEGAPLRIIAPGRVYRSDSDATHTPMFHQIEGLVIDKGIHLGHLKWTLETFLKAFFERDDIVLRLRPSYFPFTEPSVEVDVGYTLINGKRVVGGSGDAENGGWMEVLGSGMVNRKVIEFGGLDPDEWQGFAFGTGVDRLAMLKYGMDDLRAFFDGDARWLGHYGFGALDVPTLSGGVGVRS, from the coding sequence ATGGAACAGCTCGATCAACAGCAGGCCGAAACGCTTTCGGCCATTGCAGAAGCGGCCACGCCCGAAGCGGTGGAAGCGATCCGTGTCTCGGCCCTTGGCAAGCAGGGGTGGGTCAGCGCGCTGCTGAAGTCCCTTGGCGGGATGACGCCGGAACAACGGCAGAGTGAAGGCCCCAAGATTCACGCCGCGCGTGAAGCGGTCACTGCTGCATTGGGCGAACGCAAGACCGCGCTGGAAGGCGCGGTGCTGGAAGCACGGCTGGCGGCTGAAACAATCGATCTTTCGCTGCCTGCGCCCGAAGCGCTGAAGGGTTCGGTCCACCCGGTTTCGCAGGTGATGGACGAGCTGGCCGAAATCTTTGCCGACATGGGTTTTGCCGTGGCAAGCGGGCCTGAGATCGAGGACGACTGGCACAACTTCACCGCGCTGAACATGCCGGAAACCCATCCGGCACGTGCAATGCACGATACCTTCTACTTCCCTGACAAGGATGCAGAAGGCCGCTCGATGCTGCTGCGCACCCATACTTCGCCGGTGCAGATCCGCACGATGCTGGCCGAAGGCGCCCCGCTGCGCATCATCGCGCCGGGCCGGGTCTATCGTTCGGATTCGGATGCCACGCACACGCCGATGTTCCACCAGATCGAAGGTCTGGTCATCGACAAGGGCATTCACCTTGGCCATCTGAAATGGACGCTGGAAACCTTCCTCAAGGCTTTCTTTGAACGCGACGACATCGTTCTGCGCCTGCGCCCCAGCTATTTCCCATTCACCGAACCTTCGGTGGAAGTGGACGTGGGCTATACGCTTATCAATGGTAAGCGCGTGGTCGGCGGCAGCGGCGATGCCGAAAACGGCGGCTGGATGGAAGTTCTGGGCAGCGGCATGGTCAACCGCAAGGTCATCGAATTCGGCGGGCTGGACCCGGATGAATGGCAGGGCTTTGCCTTTGGCACCGGCGTCGACCGGCTGGCCATGCTGAAATACGGCATGGACGACTTGCGCGCCTTCTTTGATGGCGATGCGCGGTGGCTGGGCCACTATGGCTTTGGCGCGCTGGACGTGCCGACCCTTTCTGGCGGTGTGGGAGTACGTTCGTGA
- the pheT gene encoding phenylalanine--tRNA ligase subunit beta, which yields MKFSLSWLKSVLDTKADARTIAEKLTSLGLEIEGVEDASAALKTFRVARVLTAEKHPQADKLQVLSVDVGDAAPLQVVCGAPNARAGLVGVLGLPGAVVPANGMTLKVAAVRGVESNGMMCSTRELCLGDDHDGIIELPADAPVGTTYADYLGSDPVFDVAITPNRPDCMGVYGIARDLAAAGLGVLKPIAAAPVAGSFACPVDVRTDDAAGCPAFYGRVIRGVQNGPSPKWLQDFLKSAGQRPISALVDVTNFVMLGYGRPAHAYDLAKLSGAVVARKAQDGEKVIALNGKEYALEPWMTVIADDAGVHDIAGIMGGEHSGCGDDTTDVLLEVAYFTPAQIARTGQALALASDARGRFERGVDPAFLDTGMDILTSLILEICGGEPSEVIRAGEAPLARKTVAYNTALAGNLGGIDVADSEQKRILAALGFDVADDWMVTVPTWRPDVDGAPDIVEEVIRVHGLEAVPSTPLPRADGVAKPTATAAQMLERRVRRAAAARGLHEAVTWSFLPEAEAAHFADGEAIWTLANPISEDLKAMRPSLLPGLLSAAQRNLHRGASSVRVFEIGRRYLRGANGASDEKLSLGVVLAGDRSARGWAVGKAQAFDAFDAKAEALALLAEAGAPVDNLQVMGEAGPQFHPGQSATLRLGPKQVLARFGMLHPATAKAFDLDGPVAVVELFLDRIPAKKGAGAFARPHFAPPALQAVTRDFAFLVDANVPAGDLLRSVKGADKQAIVAARVFDDFRGAGVPEGQKSLAIEVTLQPVDKSFDEAALKAIADKVVAAAAKQGGTLRG from the coding sequence GTGAAGTTCTCGCTCTCATGGTTGAAGTCGGTCCTCGATACCAAGGCCGATGCGCGCACCATCGCTGAAAAGCTGACCTCGCTGGGTCTGGAAATCGAAGGTGTCGAAGATGCTTCGGCGGCGTTGAAGACGTTTCGCGTGGCCCGCGTGCTGACCGCTGAAAAACACCCGCAAGCGGATAAACTGCAGGTGCTTTCGGTCGATGTCGGCGATGCCGCGCCGCTTCAGGTGGTGTGCGGTGCGCCCAATGCGCGCGCTGGTCTTGTCGGCGTGCTGGGCCTGCCGGGCGCCGTGGTTCCGGCCAATGGCATGACGCTGAAAGTGGCGGCGGTGCGCGGTGTCGAATCCAACGGCATGATGTGTTCGACGCGCGAACTGTGCCTGGGCGATGACCATGACGGTATCATCGAACTGCCCGCAGATGCGCCGGTTGGCACGACTTATGCCGACTATCTGGGATCGGACCCGGTGTTCGACGTGGCGATCACGCCCAACCGCCCTGATTGCATGGGCGTTTACGGCATCGCACGCGATCTGGCCGCAGCAGGCCTTGGCGTGTTGAAGCCGATTGCGGCGGCACCTGTTGCGGGCAGCTTTGCCTGCCCGGTGGACGTGCGCACCGACGATGCGGCAGGTTGCCCTGCGTTTTATGGCCGCGTCATTCGCGGGGTGCAGAATGGTCCCAGCCCCAAGTGGTTGCAGGATTTCCTGAAAAGCGCGGGCCAGCGCCCGATTTCGGCTTTGGTGGATGTCACCAACTTCGTGATGCTGGGCTATGGCCGTCCCGCCCACGCTTATGATCTGGCAAAGCTGTCGGGCGCGGTTGTGGCGCGCAAGGCGCAGGATGGCGAAAAGGTCATTGCGCTGAACGGCAAGGAATATGCGCTTGAGCCGTGGATGACGGTGATTGCCGACGATGCCGGGGTGCATGACATTGCCGGGATCATGGGCGGCGAACATTCAGGCTGTGGTGACGACACCACCGACGTTCTGCTGGAAGTTGCCTATTTCACGCCCGCGCAGATTGCTCGCACTGGGCAGGCGCTGGCGTTGGCATCGGATGCGCGGGGACGGTTTGAACGCGGGGTGGACCCGGCGTTCCTCGACACCGGCATGGATATCCTGACCAGCCTAATCCTTGAGATTTGCGGGGGTGAGCCAAGCGAGGTGATCCGCGCAGGCGAAGCACCGCTGGCACGCAAGACGGTGGCTTATAACACGGCCCTTGCGGGCAATCTGGGCGGGATCGACGTTGCCGATTCCGAACAGAAGCGCATTCTGGCTGCGCTGGGCTTTGACGTGGCGGATGACTGGATGGTCACAGTGCCGACGTGGCGCCCGGATGTGGATGGCGCGCCCGATATTGTCGAAGAAGTGATCCGCGTTCACGGGCTGGAGGCGGTGCCTTCAACCCCGCTGCCGCGTGCCGATGGTGTGGCCAAGCCGACCGCGACGGCTGCACAGATGCTGGAACGCCGGGTGCGCCGCGCTGCGGCTGCGCGCGGACTGCATGAAGCGGTAACGTGGTCGTTCCTGCCCGAAGCGGAAGCCGCGCACTTTGCCGATGGCGAGGCGATCTGGACGCTGGCCAACCCGATTTCCGAAGATCTGAAGGCGATGCGGCCTTCGCTGCTGCCGGGCCTGCTGTCTGCGGCACAGCGCAACCTGCATCGCGGCGCATCTTCGGTACGCGTGTTCGAGATTGGCCGCCGCTATCTGCGCGGAGCCAACGGCGCGAGCGATGAAAAGTTGAGCCTTGGCGTGGTGCTGGCGGGCGACCGTAGCGCGCGCGGCTGGGCCGTGGGCAAGGCGCAGGCGTTCGATGCTTTCGATGCCAAGGCCGAAGCGCTGGCGCTTCTGGCCGAAGCGGGCGCGCCGGTCGATAACCTTCAGGTGATGGGTGAGGCGGGGCCGCAGTTCCACCCCGGCCAGTCGGCCACGTTGCGTCTGGGGCCAAAGCAGGTTCTGGCGCGCTTTGGCATGTTGCACCCGGCAACGGCCAAGGCGTTCGACCTTGATGGGCCAGTGGCCGTGGTCGAGCTGTTCCTTGACCGTATCCCGGCCAAGAAGGGCGCTGGCGCCTTTGCCCGTCCGCACTTCGCGCCGCCCGCCTTGCAGGCGGTGACGCGCGACTTTGCCTTCCTTGTCGATGCAAATGTGCCTGCGGGTGATCTGCTGCGCAGCGTAAAGGGCGCGGACAAGCAGGCCATCGTCGCCGCACGGGTGTTTGACGATTTCCGCGGGGCAGGCGTGCCCGAAGGGCAGAAGAGCCTTGCCATCGAGGTGACGTTGCAGCCGGTCGACAAGTCGTTCGATGAGGCTGCGCTGAAAGCAATTGCCGACAAGGTTGTGGCTGCTGCTGCCAAGCAAGGAGGCACCTTGCGCGGATGA